The following proteins are co-located in the Vigna angularis cultivar LongXiaoDou No.4 chromosome 2, ASM1680809v1, whole genome shotgun sequence genome:
- the LOC108321664 gene encoding uncharacterized protein LOC108321664, whose protein sequence is MSKQNTLFYDYINYTAMAGLLGFRSLPPKAKNLVVAGGLTAFVFGAHFYTMRVVGGTDELQVLTTTIEKM, encoded by the exons ATGTCGAAGCAAAACACTCTCTTCTACGACTATATCAATTACACTGCC ATGGCTGGACTTTTAGGATTTAGGAGCCTTCCACCCAAGGCAAAGAATTTGGTAGTTGCTGGCGGTTTGACAGCTTTTGTCTTTGGTGCCCACTTCTACACCATGAGGGTTGTTGGAGGCACTGATGAACTGCAGGTATTGACAACTACGATAGAGAAAATGTGA
- the LOC108321674 gene encoding adenylate isopentenyltransferase 5, chloroplastic, which produces MASFTTSPSLVGKKKVLFIMGATGSGKTKLSISLAMQFPSEIINSDKIQVYKGLDIITNKVSESQRSGIPHHLLAIIDDPDYDFTIDDFCNHVLHALDIIVQNGHLPIIVGGSNTYLTALLEDPDVAFRSKYDCCFIWVDVSLPVLFPYLDKRVDEMVDAGVVDEIREAFVAGADCSRGIRRAIGVPELGEFFLLEKEIDDEAQKEKILQHAIMKTKENTHKLAERQLSKIRNMNHDFKMFIIDSTQVFEAVLNGVNYEQLYEEIVFKPCMEIVKQFLEETTDVNKTHLEMVNKP; this is translated from the coding sequence ATGGCTTCTTTCACTACTTCACCTTCACTGGTTGGGAAGAAGAAGGTTTTGTTCATAATGGGTGCAACCGGCTCAGGCAAGACCAAACTCTCCATCAGCTTGGCCATGCAATTTCCCTCTGAAATCATCAACTCCGACAAAATCCAAGTTTATAAGGGTCTCGACATCATCACCAACAAGGTTTCAGAGTCTCAACGTTCTGGCATTCCTCATCACCTTCTTGCCATCATTGACGACCCTGATTACGATTTCACCATTGATGACTTCTGCAACCATGTCCTTCACGCTCTTGATATCATCGTTCAAAACGGACACCTACCCATTATCGTGGGTGGCTCCAACACTTACCTCACAGCCTTGCTTGAGGACCCTGACGTTGCTTTTCGATCCAAATATGATTGTTGTTTCATCTGGGTCGATGTGTCGTTACCGGTGTTGTTTCCGTATCTGGACAAAAGGGTGGACGAAATGGTTGATGCAGGAGTTGTGGATGAGATTCGAGAAGCTTTTGTTGCTGGAGCAGATTGCAGTCGTGGGATTAGAAGAGCCATTGGAGTTCCTGAGCTTGGAGAGTTTTTCCTTCTGGAGAAGGAAATAGACGATGAGGCTCAGAAGGAGAAGATTTTACAACATGCTATTATGAAAACCAAAGAGAACACTCATAAGTTGGCTGAGAGACAACTCTCGAAGATCCGAAACATGAACCATGACTTCAAAATGTTCATAATTGATTCCACACAAGTGTTTGAGGCTGTTTTGAATGGAGTGAATTATGAGCAATTGTACGAGGAGATTGTGTTCAAACCGTGCATGGAGATAGTGAAGCAATTTCTAGAAGAGACAACTGATGTGAACAAGACACATCTCGAAATGGTGAACAAGCCGTAG
- the LOC108321653 gene encoding 60S ribosomal protein L2, mitochondrial, protein MSGVKRALRQFTFGSGKTAGRNSSGRITSFHRGGGAKRLQRTVDLKRNTTSSLGVVERIEYDPNRSSDIALVRWLQGVHHRPRRAGARAGTAACSSKLLALSPAVTNSDSIRGVFALNSMLPRVGTSTREVFLSAFSSKAKGRDTKSELESVSSIGLPRMAVAASRAPFFAPRGKGEDTLEVRIWRRNSDAWAHRNKRRVAVSWQSIAR, encoded by the coding sequence atgtctGGTGTGAAGAGAGCACTGAGGCAGTTTACGTTCGGAAGCGGCAAGACCGCCGGCCGCAACTCGTCGGGGCGCATAACGTCGTTTCACAGAGGCGGCGGAGCTAAGCGGCTGCAACGAACCGTAGATCTCAAAAGGAACACCACTTCTTCCCTGGGTGTCGTCGAACGGATCGAGTACGATCCTAACCGTTCTTCCGACATCGCACTCGTTCGCTGGCTACAAGGCGTCCACCACCGCCCACGTCGCGCCGGCGCCCGCGCCGGCACCGCGGCCTGCTCGTCCAAGCTCCTAGCCCTCAGTCCCGCCGTCACTAACAGTGACAGCATTCGTGGCGTTTTCGCGCTCAATTCGATGTTGCCGCGCGTTGGAACTTCCACTAGAGAGGTTTTCCTGTCTGCGTTCTCGTCCAAGGCCAAGGGACGGGATACGAAATCGGAATTGGAATCGGTTTCTTCGATCGGATTGCCGCGGATGGCGGTTGCCGCCTCGAGAGCTCCGTTCTTCGCGCCACGTGGGAAAGGGGAGGATACGTTGGAGGTTCGGATTTGGAGAAGGAATAGCGACGCTTGGGCGCATAGGAACAAGCGTAGAGTGGCGGTCTCGTGGCAGAGCATCGCGCGTTGA
- the LOC108321644 gene encoding LOB domain-containing protein 41 has product MRMSCNGCRVLRKGCSENCSIRPCLQWIKSPESQANATVFLAKFYGRAGLMNLVNAGPEHLRPAIFRSLLYEACGRIVNPIYGSVGLLWSGSWQLCQAAVENVLKGAPITPITSEAAASGRGPPLKAYDIRHVSRDENSAASNETQQQRVKTRCRVRRPVANAKPKSTTNENNGDKGTELGSSEPGLVTCEWTEEAVNRSGSHESSLSHQSEAANAVESESMVSVETAETSILFRDEPDSNPKIVQRTDDVGLELTLGFEPVSRAQHVVPVKKRRIELKDFSGSAESGSCKMELGLECSA; this is encoded by the exons ATGCGGATGAGCTGCAATGGATGTCGAGTTCTGAGAAAAGGTTGCAGTGAGAATTGCAGCATCAGACCCTGTTTACAGTGGATCAAAAGCCCAGAATCTCAGGCCAATGCTACTGTGTTTCTCGCTAAGTTCTACGGCCGTGCTGGGCTCATGAATCTCGTTAACGCCGGCCCAGAACATCTTCGTCCAG CGATCTTTCGTTCGTTGTTGTACGAGGCATGCGGTCGGATAGTGAACCCGATTTACGGTTCAGTTGGTTTGTTGTGGTCGGGGAGCTGGCAGCTGTGTCAGGCCGCCGTGGAGAACGTCTTGAAAGGCGCACCGATTACGCCGATCACGTCTGAAGCGGCGGCTAGTGGGCGGGGTCCACCCCTCAAGGCATACGACATACGCCACGTGTCAAGAGACGAGAACTCGGCCGCGTCGAACGAAACTCAGCAGCAACGAGTCAAGACTCGGTGTAGGGTCCGGCGTCCCGTCGCCAACGCCAAGCCCAAATCCACCACAAACGAAAACAACGGTGACAAGGGAACCGAATTGGGGTCTTCTGAACCGGGTTTGGTGACATGCGAGTGGACCGAAGAGGCGGTGAATCGGTCTGGAAGTCACGAATCGTCGCTGAGCCACCAGTCTGAGGCGGCGAATGCGGTGGAGAGCGAGAGCATGGTGTCGGTGGAGACGGCGGAGACTTCGATCCTCTTCCGAGATGAACCGGATTCAAACCCGAAGATCGTGCAACGAACCGATGATGTTGGTTTGGAGCTTACGCTTGGGTTCGAACCGGTTTCACGTGCGCAGCACGTGGTTCCAGTGAAGAAGAGACGGATCGAGTTGAAGGATTTTAGCGGCTCGGCTGAGAGTGGGTCGTGCAAGATGGAGCTGGGGCTTGAATGCTCGGCTTGA